The following DNA comes from Enterobacter sp. SA187.
TCGCCCATGCGCTGGTCAGGGTTTCGGCCAGCGTCATCACGTCGCGCATGCCGAGGTTAAACCCCTGCCCGGCGATAGGATGCAGCGTCTGGGCGGCATTGCCCACCAGCACCACGCGATGGGAAATGGACGACGAGGCGGTGGTCAGCGACAGCGGATAGGCGCTGCGCGTTCCGGCGTGAAGGATACGCCCGAGCCGCCAGCCGAAGGCTTTTTGCAGCTCGTGACAGAATTTTTCGTCAGACCAGGCGAGCACCTCGTCACGCTTGTTTTCTGCGTGGCACCACACCAGCGAGTAGCGCCCCTGCGTCATCGGCAGCAGTGCCAGCGGGCCATGCTCGGTAAAGCGCTCGAAGGCGCGGCCAGCTTGTTTCGCAGACACCGTGACGTTGGCGATCACCGCCACCTGATGATAGGGCGTCTGCTGCCAGGTAATGCCGCTTTGCGATCCCAGCGACGAACGGGAGCCATCCGCGGCTACCAGCAGCGTGCCGTCGATCTGATCGCCATTTTCCAGCATCACGCTGACGCCGTTTTCCGTGCGGGAAAAGGTATTGACCCGTGCGGGACAATGCAGCGTCACGCCGGGGGCGTTTTTCAGCATGGCAAAAAGGCGCTGGCCGATATCATGCAGCTCGACCACCTGACCCAGCGCGTCCACGCGATAATCCTGGGCCTCTAAAGTGACAAAACCCGCATGGCCGCGATCGCTGACGTGTACGGTGGTAATAGGTGTAGCGCAGTCGGCAAGGCGTTGCCAGATACCGACCCGCGCCAGCTGCTGACAGGTGCCCTCCGCCAGCGCAATGGCGCGGGCATCAAACCCCGGATGGCGCGTGGCGTCCGGGGCGATGGCTTCCACCACATGCACCGGCAGCGTTCCCTTTGATAAGCGTGAAATGGCCAGCGCCAGGGTCGCGCCCGCCATGCCGCCGCCCACGATAATCACGCTCATGCGCGTTTCGCTGCCGCCATCAGCGCCTCGATGTCATCGGCTTTTTTAACCACGCTGGCGGTGAGGTTTTCGTTGCCGTCTTCAGTGATCAGAATATCGTCTTCAATACGCACGCCAATGCCGCGGTATTCTTCCGGCACGTCGGCGTCCGGGGCGATGTACAGACCCGGCTCGACGGTGATCACCATGCCCGGCTCCAGCACGCGGGAGCGATCCGCGCCGTAAACGCCGACGTCATGCACATCCAGCCCCAGCCAGTGGCTCAGGCCATGCATAAAGAACGGACGGTGCGCGTTGTCGGCAATCAGCTGGTCGATTTCGCCTTTCAGGATGCCGAGCTTCACCAGGCCGGTGATCATGATGCGCACCACGTCGGCAGTCACGTCCTGAATGGAGACGCCCGGCCGGAAGCGTTGCAGGGCCGTCTCTAAAGATTCCAGCACGATGTCATAGATGGCGCGCTGGGCGGGGGTGAATTTGCCGTTTACCGGGAAGGTACGGGTAATGTCGCCCGCGTAGCCCTGGTATTCGCATCCAGCGTCAATCAGCACCAGATCGCCGTCGCGCATTTCACTTTCGTTTTCGGTGTAGTGCAGGATGCAGGCGTTTTCACCGCTGCCGACGATGGTGTTGTAGGACGGGAAGCGCGCGCCGTGGCGGGAAAATTCGTGCAGAATTTCGCCTTCCAGCTGGTATTCGAACATCCCCGGACGGCAGACCTGCATGGCGCGGGTGTGCGCCAGGGCGGTGATCTCTCCGGCGCGACGCATCACCTCGATCTCTTCGGCGGATTTGAACAGGCGCATTTCGTGCACCATCGGACGCCAGTCGGTCATGGTGGCTGGCGCGGTGAGGTTCTGGCGCGCGCTTTTACGCAGTTTATCCAGCGCGGCAAAGACGATCTCATCGGCCCAGGCGTATTCGCCCTGCGCGTGATAGACCACGTCGAGGCCGTTCAGTAACTGATAGAGTTGCTCGTTGATTTCGCTGAACGCCAGCGCGCGATCGACGCCCAGTTTTTCCGGGGCGGCTTCCTGCCCGAGACGGCGGCCAAACCAGATCTCGGCGGTTTTATCGCGCAGGCGGTTAAACAGCACGCTGTGGTTATGGGTGTCATCGCTTTTAATCAGCACCAGCACGGCCTGCGGCTCGTTAAAGCCGGTGAAATACCAGAAGTCGCTGCTCTGCCGGTAGGGATATTCACTGTCGGCGCTGCGGGTCACTTCCGGCGCGGCGAAGATTAGAGCCGCGCTGGCAGGCGCCATCTGCGCCAGTAAGGCCTGACGGCGACGAAGAAATTCAAGCTGTGTCATGACACCTCCATATTCAACAAGACAGTTTAGTGTAGCGTGGGCTTACGCATTTCCGGTGCGGTTGGCTGTGGTCGGGTGAACGTATCGTGGCACAGCAGCGCGGCGATGCGCACATACTCGACGATCTCTTCCAGCGACATCTCCAGCTCTTCCTGATCTTCGTCTTCTTCGTAGCCCAGCTGCGCGATGTTGCGCAGATCGTCAATCGCCTCGCCGGTTTCGCCGGTCACTTTATCCAGCTTCGGCTGAGTGACGCCCAGACCAAGCAGGAAGTGGTTGACCCAGCCCGCCATGGCGTCGGCACGTTCGAAAACCGTGGTGTCGTCGCCATCCGGCAGAAACAGCTGGAACTGGAAACCATCGTCTTCCAGCGCGTCGCTGGTGGCGGCATGCAGCTTGCGCAAGGCTTCCGCCAGCTCATGCCCAAAGGCCAGGCCTTCGTTTGTCAGGTCGTGCAACAGCGGCTGCCAGGAGGCGTCTTTGTTGCCGCCGCAGAGCATCCCGCCGATCAGACCGTGCATTTCCGCCGCGGTTAAGCCAACGCCCTGTTGATTGAGTAACTGGTTAAGTTCATTGTAACCAGGCATTTCGTTCTGTATTGACATGCGCATTCGTCGTCGTTGGGAGGAATATTCATGGTATGCTACCACTTTGGACCCTGGTGATATACCCGTCAGGCCTTACCTCAGGCAATGTATTTGTGCCGTTAAAGGGCTTGAATCCTCTCATCAGGGTAGCTATAGTGACGCCCCTTCGCAGCCAGGGCTCGGCTGGGAAGGCAGAGCGCAGTCAAACAGCAGGAAGGTGGCATGTCTGCAGAACCCGTCGATATCCAAATTTTTGGCCGTTCACTGCGAGTGAATTGCCCACCTGAACAAAGGGATGCTTTGAATCAGGCTGCGGAAGATCTGAATCAGCGGTTGCAAGATCTGAAAGTACGCACTAGAGTCACAAATACTGAGCAGCTGGTTTTCATCGCCGCGTTGAACATCAGCTACGAACTTGCTCAGGAAAAGGCAAAAACCCGCGACTACGCCGCCAACATGGAGCAGCGTATTCGGATGTTACAGCAGACCATCGAACAGGCATTGCTTGATCAGGGTCGCATAACAGAAAGACCGGGGCCGAAGTTTGAATAACACTTCAGGGTCTACTATGGTAGAGTGACCATGAAGAAAAAATTTCTCTGAGATGTTCGCAAGCGGGCCAGTCCCCTGAGCCGATATTTCATACCACAAGAATGTGGCGCTCCACGGTTGGTGAGCATGCTCGGTTCGTCCGAGAAGCCTTAAAACTGTGACGACACATTCACCTTGAACCAAGGGTTCAAGGGTTACAGCCTGCGGCGGCATCTCGGAGATTCCCCTTCTTCTACCACTACCTGTACCAGCCGTTATCATGACGCAAACAACACTCCCGGTTTCACCCCGTCAGACCATTCGCCAGCAAATTCGTCTGCGCCGTCGCGCATTGACCACCGATCAACAATTACGCTTTGCCGAACAGGCCGCCTCCCGCATGATGGCGTTTCCGCCCGTGGTGATGGCCCGCACCGTCGCGCTGTTTTTGTCCTTTGATGGCGAGCTGGATACCCGTCCGCTTATCGAACAGCTGTGGCGCAGCGGCAAACAGGTCTATCTGCCCGTACTGCACCCTTTCAGCCCCGGCAATCTGCTGTTTTTGCATTACCATCCGCAAAGCGATCTGGTGATGAACCGGTTGAAAATTTATGAGCCGAGGCTGGATGTGCGCGACGTGCTGCCGCTCAGCAAGCTGGATGTGCTGATCACGCCGCTGGTGGCCTTTGACGCGCAGGGGCAGCGGCTGGGCATGGGAGGTGGCTTTTACGACCGCACGCTGCAAAACTGGCAACAGTACGCGCTGACGCCGGTGGGTTACGCCCATGATTGTCAGTTTGTGGAGAAACTGCCGGTGGAAGAGTGGGATGTGCCGCTGCCGGCGGTGGTGACGCCGTCGAAAGTCTGGATGTGGTAACCCCTCTCCCTGGGGAGAGGGTCAGTGTGAGGGAAAATCAGTACAGCAGTCGGGCGCGGATGGTGCCCGGAATGGCCTTCATGCTGTGCAGCGCTTTCTCTGCCACATCCTCTTCCGCTTCAATATCAATGACCACATAGCCCATTTGCGGCGAGGTTTGCAGATACTGCGCGGCGATGTTCACGCCCTGCTCGGCAAAA
Coding sequences within:
- a CDS encoding 5-formyltetrahydrofolate cyclo-ligase, producing MTQTTLPVSPRQTIRQQIRLRRRALTTDQQLRFAEQAASRMMAFPPVVMARTVALFLSFDGELDTRPLIEQLWRSGKQVYLPVLHPFSPGNLLFLHYHPQSDLVMNRLKIYEPRLDVRDVLPLSKLDVLITPLVAFDAQGQRLGMGGGFYDRTLQNWQQYALTPVGYAHDCQFVEKLPVEEWDVPLPAVVTPSKVWMW
- the ubiH gene encoding 2-octaprenyl-6-methoxyphenyl hydroxylase; protein product: MSVIIVGGGMAGATLALAISRLSKGTLPVHVVEAIAPDATRHPGFDARAIALAEGTCQQLARVGIWQRLADCATPITTVHVSDRGHAGFVTLEAQDYRVDALGQVVELHDIGQRLFAMLKNAPGVTLHCPARVNTFSRTENGVSVMLENGDQIDGTLLVAADGSRSSLGSQSGITWQQTPYHQVAVIANVTVSAKQAGRAFERFTEHGPLALLPMTQGRYSLVWCHAENKRDEVLAWSDEKFCHELQKAFGWRLGRILHAGTRSAYPLSLTTASSSISHRVVLVGNAAQTLHPIAGQGFNLGMRDVMTLAETLTSAWASQTDVGIYPVLCQYQKRRQADKEATIGVTDGLVHLFANRWAPLVAGRNAGLMAMELFTPARDVLAQRTLGWVAR
- the pepP gene encoding Xaa-Pro aminopeptidase yields the protein MTQLEFLRRRQALLAQMAPASAALIFAAPEVTRSADSEYPYRQSSDFWYFTGFNEPQAVLVLIKSDDTHNHSVLFNRLRDKTAEIWFGRRLGQEAAPEKLGVDRALAFSEINEQLYQLLNGLDVVYHAQGEYAWADEIVFAALDKLRKSARQNLTAPATMTDWRPMVHEMRLFKSAEEIEVMRRAGEITALAHTRAMQVCRPGMFEYQLEGEILHEFSRHGARFPSYNTIVGSGENACILHYTENESEMRDGDLVLIDAGCEYQGYAGDITRTFPVNGKFTPAQRAIYDIVLESLETALQRFRPGVSIQDVTADVVRIMITGLVKLGILKGEIDQLIADNAHRPFFMHGLSHWLGLDVHDVGVYGADRSRVLEPGMVITVEPGLYIAPDADVPEEYRGIGVRIEDDILITEDGNENLTASVVKKADDIEALMAAAKRA
- a CDS encoding YecA/YgfB family protein is translated as MSIQNEMPGYNELNQLLNQQGVGLTAAEMHGLIGGMLCGGNKDASWQPLLHDLTNEGLAFGHELAEALRKLHAATSDALEDDGFQFQLFLPDGDDTTVFERADAMAGWVNHFLLGLGVTQPKLDKVTGETGEAIDDLRNIAQLGYEEDEDQEELEMSLEEIVEYVRIAALLCHDTFTRPQPTAPEMRKPTLH
- the zapA gene encoding cell division protein ZapA produces the protein MSAEPVDIQIFGRSLRVNCPPEQRDALNQAAEDLNQRLQDLKVRTRVTNTEQLVFIAALNISYELAQEKAKTRDYAANMEQRIRMLQQTIEQALLDQGRITERPGPKFE